The Microbacterium horticulturae region CCACGGTCTTCGCCGACCTCGACCCGGACGACCGCGTCTGGCTGCTCGACGAGCTGCCGGCATCGGTCGCGCAGCGTCTGCTGCAGGGGCTGCCCGCGCGCGACCGGCAGCTGACCGCGGCCGTGCTCGGATACGAGCAGGATGCCGTCGGTCGCCGTATGAGCCTCGACTTCGTGACGACGCATCCCGGACTCACCGTGGCCCAGACCATGGACCGCCTGCGCGCGCGGCTCGACGACGCCGAGACCGTCTACACGCTGCCGGTCACCGGCGCGGGGCGCGAGGTCGTGGGGGTCGTGAGCCTGCGCGACCTCATGTCGGCACCCGATGACGCCACGATCGACGAGGTCATGAGCGACCCGCAGACGGCGAGCGCAACCAGCGACGCAGAGCAGGCCGCGCGCGTGTGCGCCGACCGCGGACTGCTGGCCCTGCCGATCGTCGACAGTGAGCGGCGGCTCGTCGGCATCCTCACGCTCGATGACGCAGCGCGCATCCTCAAGCAGGAAGAGAGCCAGGATGTCGCCCGTCAGGGCGGCGTCGAGCCGCTGGGTCGCCCCTACTTGAGTACGCCGATCCCCCGGCTCGTGCGCTCGCGGGTCGTCTGGCTGTTCGTGCTGGCGATCGGCGCGACGCTGACCGTGCAGGTGCTCTCGCACTTCGAGGCGACGCTCGCCGAGATGACCGCGCTCGCCCTGTTCGTGCCGCTCTTGATCGGGACCGGCGGCAACACCGGCAACCAGGCCGCCACCACCGTCACCCGCGCTCTCGCGCTGGGCGAGGTGACGCCGCGCGACATCCTGCGCGTACTCGGACGCGAGGTGCGCGTCGGCTCTCTGCTCGGTCTCGCCCTCGGCATCGTCGGGTTCGTCATCGCCGGAGCCATCTACTCCTGGCCGATCGGCGTCGTCATCGGACTGACGCTGATCGCCGTGTGCACGGTGGCCGCGACCATCGGTGGCGTGATGCCGCTGGTGGCGCGGGCGATCCGCGTCGACCCGGCCGTGTTCTCGAACCCGTTCATCACGACATTCGTGGATGCCACGGGCCTGGTCATCTACTTTCTCATCGCGAAGACCGTGCTCGGGCTCTGACCTGCGCTCGCTCTGCAGACCTAGGCTGTCTGCATGTCGCTGAGCACCGAGCGCGCGGCCATTCCCGCGCTCGTGATCACCCCGATCGTCGTCGGGGTCTTCGTCGGTGTCGTGGCGACGGCTGCCGCCACGGTGTTCCTCGCACGCGACGCCCTGCATCTCGCATGCTCGTACGCCGACGGCTGGATCTGCGCGGACGGCATCAGCTACCTCGGGATCGGGGCCGTTCTCTGCGGTGTTCCGACGCTGTTGGCGATCGTGGGCGCCGTCGTCTCGTGCACCGTGCGCAGCGCGCGAGCGGCGGCCGTCTGGCTGCTCGGTCTCGCCGCCGCGGCCGCCGCCTGGCCCCTCGTGCAGACGTGGCAGGGCGTCCGAGTACCCGTCGAGGCCTCACGCATCGAGGCCTGGAGCCACACCGTTCTACCGTCGGGGATCATCGCAGCGATCGCGGTCGTCGCGGGCGCGCTGGGTGTCGCGATGCGCGGGCGGGCGGCATCCATTCTTCTGTTCATCGGGGCGGGCGCGCTCGTCATCGCGATGTGCGTGCAGCCGGGCCTGGGCGTCGCCCTGCCCGCAGCGGCGGGGATGCTCGCCACCGCCGGCTGGCGGCTCGCCGACGCGGCGCTGTCGACGCAGCCCGCCGGGACGCAGCCCGCCGTTCAGAACTCATCCCATCCGAATGCCGACGGTGTCGGAACGGCCCGAAACGACCGTTTCGGCACTGGATCGGCTGACTCCTGAACGCCGATGAGCGCGTGGAGAGACTCAGCTACCGCGCGGCCCCGACCCGCGCCCGCGCTCGCAGCCCGTCGACGAGCAGGTCGACGCCGAACGAGAAGGCCGAGGCCGAGGCATCCGGTCCGCCCTCCACCGTCACCCCGATGCTGTCGTACTGCAGCCGCTGCTGCTCGTGCGAGACGTGCCCGAGCACGAAGTGCAGTAGGGCCGTCGCTGCCTGCCGGGTCGTCGCCTCGTCGAAGCCGCCGCCGGCGATGGCCGACGCGAGCCGGTCGAGCGCGGCATCCGCCCCCAGCCCCATCGACAGGGTGCTCGAGACCACCTCGGCGCCATCGCGGTAGGCGAGCAGACTGTCGCGCAGCGCCGAAGCCGACGCGCGTACGTCGGCGGCCCAGTTGCCCGAAGACGACACCGGGGGCCGCCCCGCCACGATCCGGTCGGCGAGATCTGCCAGCAGCGCCTGCTTGTTGGGGAAGTGGTGATACAGCGCGCTCGGCTGCACATCCAGCGCCGCCGCGAGCCGCCGCATCGTGAGGTCGGGCAGCCCGACGTCGTCGAGCAGACGCAGCGCGGTGCGGGCGACATCATCGCGAGTGTGTCGTCGCGCCGTTTCGCTCGGGGCCATATCCTCACTATAGTGAACGGCGTTCAGGTGAACACCGTTCAGGTAAGGAAACCCATGACCGACACCTCCACCGTCACCCGCGCACGATTGAGCGCCGCCGACATCGCCCGGGTCGCCGTCTTCGCGGCAGTGATCGCCGTGCTCGGCCTGCCCGGCGGCTTCACGGTCTTCGGTGCGGTGCCGATCACGGCGCAGACGCTGGGCGTGATGCTCGCCGGCGCGATCCTCGGGCCGTGGCTCGGCGCGTTGTCGATGACGGTGTTCCTCGCGCTCGTCGCGCTCGGCC contains the following coding sequences:
- the mgtE gene encoding magnesium transporter, giving the protein MTIQELTDRIDDLAQLLSGNELVAASDAVAALDPHEIVTAIERLSPRAGAVLFRLLSKDRALAVFDALSPAVQGDLVRQLRDSEVATVFADLDPDDRVWLLDELPASVAQRLLQGLPARDRQLTAAVLGYEQDAVGRRMSLDFVTTHPGLTVAQTMDRLRARLDDAETVYTLPVTGAGREVVGVVSLRDLMSAPDDATIDEVMSDPQTASATSDAEQAARVCADRGLLALPIVDSERRLVGILTLDDAARILKQEESQDVARQGGVEPLGRPYLSTPIPRLVRSRVVWLFVLAIGATLTVQVLSHFEATLAEMTALALFVPLLIGTGGNTGNQAATTVTRALALGEVTPRDILRVLGREVRVGSLLGLALGIVGFVIAGAIYSWPIGVVIGLTLIAVCTVAATIGGVMPLVARAIRVDPAVFSNPFITTFVDATGLVIYFLIAKTVLGL
- a CDS encoding TetR/AcrR family transcriptional regulator C-terminal domain-containing protein — encoded protein: MAPSETARRHTRDDVARTALRLLDDVGLPDLTMRRLAAALDVQPSALYHHFPNKQALLADLADRIVAGRPPVSSSGNWAADVRASASALRDSLLAYRDGAEVVSSTLSMGLGADAALDRLASAIAGGGFDEATTRQAATALLHFVLGHVSHEQQRLQYDSIGVTVEGGPDASASAFSFGVDLLVDGLRARARVGAAR